The following proteins are encoded in a genomic region of Drosophila miranda strain MSH22 chromosome 4, D.miranda_PacBio2.1, whole genome shotgun sequence:
- the LOC108163030 gene encoding histidine triad nucleotide-binding protein 3 encodes MHGENFLFKRKKTIFAALTGLGLLGLVAVYNCGINSPTTAASQQECLFCDFANGKQGPPPVLEVQTDEYVIFKDKSPAATYHYLAIPKQHFDSFNALNKSHIGLVLRMESGMVELLKSKNVDPSKAIIGFHIPPFISVKHLHLHGIYPPSEMSIWNRINFMSSFWFKTARDANEALELREL; translated from the exons ATGCATGGAGAGAATTTCCTGTTCAAACGGAAGAAAACCATATTTGCCGCCCTCACTGGACTAGGCTTGCTAGGCCTCGTCGCGGTCTATAATTGCGGAATAAATAGCCCAACGACAGCAGCGTCTCAACAGGAATGTTTATTTTGTGATTTTGCCAACGGTAAACAAGGGCCGCCGCCAGTTCTGGAGGTTCAAACCGACGAATATGTGATATTCAAGGATAAGAGTCCTGCGGCAACGTATCACTATCTGGCCATCCCCAAGCAACACTTTGACAGTTTCAATGCTTTAAACAAATCCCACATTGGACTTG TGCTGCGGATGGAATCGGGCATGGTCGAGCTGCTAAAATCGAAGAATGTTGACCCTTCGAAGGCGATTATTGGATTTCACATCCCGCCATTCATATCAGTGAAGCATCTGCATCTACATGGGATTTATCCTCCTTCGGAGATGAGCATTTGGAATCGTATCAACTTCATGTCTTCATTTTGGTTCAAAACG GCCAGGGACGCCAACGAAGCTCTGGAATTGAGAGAACTGTAA
- the LOC108163027 gene encoding uncharacterized protein KIAA2013 homolog, with protein sequence MLFRSAKNKFETVDVMRRLKRLAEGTLSSYRRLFLLLLCVCTVFYMLPPIFRYIFLSAPEQKDPHSVCMDDRLTPYILQNYEFDANIRHVSPSKLPGERDFTPYIGNGYIGLEIAHDASLNIKHGRAMQLPIRFQPIVSVAQQSVGVEKESTVVEYLTGMVHRFQCFPGYFASYTYYAHRTQPNILVQELQITNTRNMIEDVELIMPRVNLPRLSHRTLKLSEPASAGMVFYNELDVLTGIVQPVAEDPSKLIVVSIVKPQLDAKLQVRKRGTVRIVYPVAIHYSKPVAEAQIKATVEANEQQATQAMIKLLQKLGSKAANTGSSYSINTFRQEHIDVWADLWATGFTISTSKAEHSLNGDRINATMYAVLSQVRCFEFEEMGTAVSSAKKEDIAKALTYAEGCYDSYHTLQAENLWREMSTLQQLNSLVSSWMLTLEKQGCHNLIRAGASGVIQAMVLSFGSFRFSNQHLECNIHPKFLHRDFHFRRLNYGNKTHVNVTIIVKDDNKAIIQVALDRSDRSYYACDGGCLDEPVLLTQSRRHFPVKLTEPLTAILYITEDKQHMEELHHAIHVKEVVEAPAHEQHLIALHKHGHQLGGLPTLFWVSVCAIIIVFHIFLCKLIIKEYCEPSDKLRYRYNKP encoded by the exons ATGTTGTTCCGCTCAGCCAAAAACAAATTCGAGACGGTGGATGTGATGCGCCGGCTGAAGCGTCTGGCCGAAGGCACCCTTTCCTCGTATCGCcgtttgtttttgctgctccTCTGCGTGTGCACAGTTTTCTATATGCTGCCGCCGATCTTTCGTTATATATTTCTAAGTGCACCGGAGCAGAAGG ATCCCCATAGCGTGTGCATGGATGACCGTTTGACACCGTACATACTCCAGAACTATGAATTCGATGCCAACATTCGTCACGTGTCGCCCTCGAAGCTGCCGGGCGAGCGCGATTTCACGCCATATATTGGTAACGGCTACATCGGTTTGGAGATAGCCCACGATGCGTCGCTGAACATCAAGCACGGTCGTGCCATGCAGCTGCCCATCCGTTTTCAGCCGATTGTGTCCGTGGCACAGCAGAGTGTGGGCGTCGAAAAGGAATCAACCGTTGTCGAGTATCTGACGGGAATGGTGCATCGGTTTCAGTGCTTCCCTGGCTACTTTGCTTCCTACACCTACTACGCACATCGCACGCAGCCCAATATCCTCGTGCAGGAGCTGCAGATCACCAATACTCGCAACATGATTGAAGACGTCGAGCTGATAATGCCACGCGTTAACCTGCCCAGGCTTTCGCATCGCACCCTGAAGCTAAG TGAGCCAGCTTCCGCAGGTATGGTGTTCTACAACGAGCTGGACGTGTTAACGGGCATTGTGCAGCCCGTCGCAGAGGATCCCAGTAAATTGATTGTCGTAAGCATTGTGAAGCCTCAGCTAGATGCAAAGCTGCAGGTCCGCAAGCGGGGAACAGTGCGTATTGTGTATCCCGTAGCGATACACTACTCCAAGCCCGTTGCTGAGGCGCAGATAAAGGCAACTGTCGAGGCTAACGAGCAACAGGCCACGCAAGCCATGATAAAGCTCCTGCAGAAACTGGGCTCAAAGGCAGCCAATACGGGCTCATCGTACAGCATCAATACCTTTCGCCAGGAGCATATCGATGTGTGGGCAGATCTCTGGGCCACAGGTTTTACGATAAGCACATCCAAGGCGGAGCATAGTTTGAACGGGGACCGCATCAATGCCACCATGTATGCGGTGCTCTCCCAGGTGCGTTGCTTTGAGTTCGAGGAAATGGGCACGGCCGTCTCTTCGGCCAAAAAAGAGGATATAGCTAAGGCCCTGACCTATGCCGAGGGCTGTTATGATTCCTATCACACGCTGCAGGCGGAGAACCTGTGGCGGGAGATGTCCACCCTGCAGCAGCTGAATTCCTTGGTCTCCTCTTGGATGCTGACGCTCGAGAAACAGGGCTGCCACAATCTCATACGTGCGGGTGCTTCAGGTGTTATACAAGCAATGGTCTTAAGTTTTGGGAGCTTTCGCTTTAGCAATCAGCACTTGGAGTGCAATATCCATCCAAAATTCCTGCACAGGGACTTCCACTTTCGACGTCTTAACTATGGCAACAAGACACATGTTAATGTCACCATCATTGTCAAGGATGATAATAAGGCGATCATCCAAGTGGCTTTGGATCGCTCCGATCGCAGTTACTATGCCTGCGATGGCGGCTGTCTAGATGAGCCTGTACTGCTCAC TCAAAGCCGTCGACACTTCCCAGTTAAACTGACTGAACCTCTGACAGCAATACTATACATAACCGAGGACAAACAGCACATGGAGGAACTCCATCATGCCATTCATGTTAAAGAAGTGGTCGAGG CTCCTGCCCATGAACAACATTTGATTGCTTTGCACAAGCATGGCCATCAATTGGGCGGCCTGCCCACGCTCTTTTGGGTATCTGTGTGTGCAATAATTATAGTATTTCATATTTTCCTATGTAAGCTAATTATCAAGGAGTACTGCGAACCAAGCGATAAGTTAAGGTATCGTTATAACAAACCGTGA